In Heteronotia binoei isolate CCM8104 ecotype False Entrance Well chromosome 5, APGP_CSIRO_Hbin_v1, whole genome shotgun sequence, the DNA window CTTCCCACAGCACCCTCAAGCGATGTCCCACCCCTCCAACTATCCCTACATCCATCCCTTGCTCTGCACTCCCTCCCCTGCACACCTAACTGCCCCCCTCCTACCCTCCTCACTTCCAGCACCCTCCCTTCCCCTGTATTccatcctttcctccctccctcattccttcTTCACCGCCTCCCCTTCTtccatccctcctctccccctcctccctgcccacCCCTCTTCCCCCACTTATTGATTTAATTATGACGTGGATCTATGAAGCCTTGCATTTCCATGCactgtggggagggacggtggctcagtggtagagcatctgcttgggaagcagaaggtcccaggttcaatccctggcatctccaaaaaagggtccaggcaaataggtgtgaaaaacctcagcttgagaccctggagagccgctgccagtctgagaagacaatactgactttgatggaccaaaggtctgattcagtataaggcagcttcatatgttcatatgtaccttgTCTCTCCAAGATCACCCCTCCCTGCTAGTTTCATCTTAATTCAGGTAAGCCGAGTAAACCATGTAGGCCGTCATCATCCCACTGCATCAACCAGATTTGTAGGAACTGCATCAATCACTCACTCCTCCTTCTTATGCAGTCAACTGGCCAAACCCCCTTCCTTTCccgcctcctcccctcccagttTACCCTCAGGCATCCCCACCGCCTTCCTCCCTCATCTACTCCAAGACTCCAAGCATCCCTACCCTGCCACCCTCACATTCAATTCTCTTATATCTCGACATTGGTTCTTGGGACCACTCACCACCATCTGACTCCTGGGCAGAACTGACATCGATAGGAAGGTCAGCATTGTCCTTGCCTGTATCTCCAGCTTCCACCGCAGACTCTAAAAgttagagagggagggggggggagtagtgTCACGCTTCtctcacaataataataataataataaattttatttctaccccgccctccccgcaaagcagctcagggcggctaacagtaaataatatattaacataaatagtaaaacattagattaacaattaaaattacacataaaaacccgttaattcaattaaaatacttaatttacattacattatatatatatctggcagtaatagctgttctggcgctgattctgccaatttaaatggtgttaaagatggcggttcttcgttcattgcaactcagcagtccgtatcattataggcgcgtctaaaaagggcagtcttgcaggccctgcggaactggtcgaggttccgcagggcccgcacctcctccgggagctggttccacagtgcaggtgccgcaactgaaaaggctcgcaccctggtgctttggagcctggcctctctcggcccagggatggtcattttgtttttacttgctgacctcagtgccctctggggttcatacggggagagacggtcccttaggtaggcaggtcctcggccatatagaacGCTATTCTTCACCAAGCAGCACATTGGGATGTTTGGCGAGATCACCATGGAGGTTTGGTGATGGCAAAACATCCCAAGCTGATGAGAGCAGTAGTGAACCGAAAAGGTGTAACCACAGGCAGCACAACCCCGAAATAAGCTCACCTTCCCCCTCAGGCAGAATTGAGGACAAGGaagactcagagctgctcaccAGCACAATGCCTAAAGCACAGAAAGAGAAAGTGCAATATCAACCTTAAGTGGTCTGAGCATACAGAGGCTAATTCCTCAGGAAGGCAATTTCCAGGCAGGGTCCCTCACCTTCAGACTCCTCTAAACGGCTGCAGGCATATTCCCGTGAACCTCCAGATGCAGCTTCAAAGGAAGACCTCCTTTTCGGTCTCTTGTATCCTGTGCGTTTTAAAAGCGAGAATGTTAATTCTATGCCACCTCCAGGACACAGAGTTTAGTGGCCGGATTAGCCGCTTTGCGAGGAGATACATACATCGGCAGGGGTTTTGGAAGAGCAGCCGCACATTGCTCACATCGTGACCAAGGAGGATTGCGTAGGTGAAAAAAATTTTGGGCTTTACTCACGAGGAGTGCGGCGCTCACGCCATCCTGGCTTTCCACCTTGCTCCCAGAGGCAGTGCAGCAGATCGAAGTATGGTGGCCTGCCCTCCATCGGAGGAATGCAGCCCCAGTCCTCCAGAGTATCAAAGAAGGTGGCCTTAAGCCTTTTGAATTTCTCCCGCACCTGCTCGGCAGTCCTATCATGGCCCTTGCCGGAGAGGATTACGGCCACCTTCCTGAATACTGAGAGGGATTCTTGAGTAGAGGAAGGCATAACTCTCTCGCCGGCATTAATCCGGTACAGAGCTCTCAGCATCCGCCTAATCTCTCGCTTCTGCCAGTAGACGCCTATCCTCTTCTTCTCCATGGCGGAGTACAATAAAAATGGGCCCGATAGAGAGCGCACGCGCGGGTCAGCGTCTACCATTGGTCAACGTGCAACTGCGCGCCACCGGAAGAGACTGCAAGGAGAAAACATGGTCCACAGCATTGTGCGCCAATCGAAGCCCCTAAGTACAAAACGCCAAAAAATGTAACGTGGATCCTCGGCTCCCCTCTAGCTTGATGTCTCCGCCTTGGAACAAATGCCTTACCAGCTTTTTAAAAGTAGTGAACATGGAACGTGGCCAGCGCTATAACAGCTCCCCCTCAGGTTTCCAGCAATAGGATAACATTGCGGATGTCCCTTTAGCAGCTCAAAGGCATTTGAGAAGTACCAACACAGCTGTACCATGGCGCTAATAGGGTTGACATAGCAGTTAGACTCTCCACACGCGAAATAGGGTGTTGGGATCTCATGCAGTTAGCAGTGATCTCCATTATGCAGACAGAATTTCTCCCAGGGTAAAACTGGGGTTTGTTTGTGGTTTGCAATGCATAAATCGATTTTTACGCTGAAATGAAAACAGAGAGAGTGCACACACCAAATGCTGCTTTTAATAAGGCATGATTAGCATTGAACAACAACGGCTTGAGCCATCATCTTTGATTGAAACATGCAGCCCACACTGGTCAGCAATCACATTGGCACATAACACAATTTTACCAAGTCACCCAACAAATGGAAGAAGCAACACCACCAGCCACTCTGCGGAAAGCCTAGAACGTGTTCGTTGTGAGAAATCAGGCGACTCTTCCAACACGCTGCAGATGTCTTGTCAGCGCGGAACGAACCTCTCTGCCCTCATCACGCTGCCTTTCATCAACATTGTCATCatcctcttcctcttcatcagGCACAACCACAGGTGGGTCATTCAATGGGAGGATGGGGGCTTCATAACCTCTGGCATCACACAAGTTGTGCAGAATCACACAGGAAGCAACAATCGCATTGACATTCCGAAGTTCCACCGGAAGTTCGGAAAGCAAGCACCGCCAACGTGCCTTCAAGCGACCAAAGGCACGTTCCACCACACAACGAGATCTGCTGTGAGCAATGTTGTATCGTGCCTGCTCGGGGGAGAGGTGACCAGTGTACGGGGTCATCAGCCAATGACGAATGGGGTAGGCTGCATCACCCAGAATGAGTGGTGGAACCTGAAGTCCCTCTATTGTAAGTGTTGGGTTTCCGGGCACCCACTCACCTGCGTCCATCAAATCAATTAGATTTGAGCTACGCAGCACATAGGCGTCGTGGCACTTCCCACTATACCCAATCACCACATCAGTGAAACGACCCGTGTGGTCCACCGTGGCCTGCAAAATTATGGAGAAGAAATGCTTCCTATTGATGTATTCATCCGCTTGCCCCGCTGGTGCCCGGATAGCCACATGACATCCATCCAGCGCCGCAATGCACCACGGGAATCCCAACCTGGAGAATCCCCGCCTGATCTGTTCTGTAGAAGAGAGGATGAGAAAACATGCATTTAATTATCAGACTGAGCAATGAGATATCCAGGACAAAGGGAGGGATACTTGAAGCAATGGGACAAAATCGCTGGCCACTCACACAATGAcagcatcaggcactttaagaagaaaactgctgatgcaacattatgtaactccaactatactagctaatgagaggcatgtgaagctagttaagtggggtgtaacttgataggccagctctaccataagaaccagcAGCCTAGTCCTTAGACTTCGCGCTCGCACCTTGGGTGGATGgagaggaaggagtgttggagacgtggAGAGCTATTTGATTACAGACTGAAACTCTGTCCGTTTGATTGATGATggcaatgaccctggtatgtgtagactaatcTTTGGACTTGTGACTCTGTACTTCTCTACTGGCTGGACTGTCTAACTGTGCACTGACTACTTTGGAactgcctttaaccactcttTTGCTcaacccaatacaactgtttcaactggcttACTGAGACTGTGTCTTTGTAGATTTTTTCCtcgaggctgctcttatcagcacactcaACCGCGGAACTTCCACGCACTATCTGACACACAACATCTGGATAACCCAAAACAATGAAACTAAGCTGGGGGCAGCAGACAAGGTGGGGGTTGCTCACATTGTACCTCTCTGAAAAATGCATTGGGCGAGTCCATATTGAACAATCTAGGTCATGGCCAGTtggtttctgcattttttttggaGTCCATACAGGGCTAGGAATGAGATTTTGAGGGATGGTTGATGCTCCCATAGATGCAGTAAGGACAGTGATACGCAGACATCCTTGCATCTCGTCCCTACAGCTCATCCTCCCATTTCAATGCAGCACATTTTTGTGCATCACACATGCTGTTGAAACATGGAATTTTAAGCAGCACGCTGCGATGCCTCTAGTCCACATcagacatattaaaaaaaaaaaaaaaaccatctgcagcaAAGGCGACCAATTCATCATTCCCAGAGGAGTCCACCCACCTACCCTCTGATATGGTCCTAGGTAAACTGCACGAGTTAGAAGCTCCTGCTCCGTGGCCAGGGTAACCTCCACCACAATGCCCGCCACCGTGGACCGTGCAATGCCGAATTGATTGGCCACAAGCCTGTAACTTGTAGTGTTTGCCAGCCACCAAACAGCGATGGCCACCCTCTCATCCACAGGCACCGGCTCACGCATCTCTGTGCTTTGCCGCTCCAAAGTTGGTCTCAGCTGCTCGACTAGCCAGTTGAAGGTGTCCCTGCAAAGTAATCGCATTTGTCAGCATAGTCACTTGTGGGTCTACTTTCAGCCACCCTTTGGAATTGTTGCCAGCCCTTGCCTGGGAAACTTGGTTCCCATTAATGAATCCAGCACACCTTCTTTGATTGGAAGGCTCGCAGAGTGCTGAAAGGAGTCCAGAGGCCTTGCTTCCTGCGCCAGCTGCAGGCTTCTCAGTATTTCACCTCTACCCATCTGTTCGATCTCATTAGCAAGTGTTTGGCTATCTCTGCTAGCTAGGGGATGTTGACACTTGAAAGGCAGAGGCCAGCAGGCCGCCTGCTTTGGCAACAGGAAACAGCCCAAAGAGAGCATGGAAGAGGGAGGTGGACTGAGGGCAGCATTatacctgcaagaactcccatTTAGAGGCTGGAGGCAAATGGGTCCCCTCTTAACTGAGTCCCAGATTTCATGTTAGCatcctccagggctttttcttttaaagaaggaacttatttgcatattaggccacaccccctgatgtcacaattgtttcaaacagggctttttctacaaaaagcccagcaggaacttatttgcatattaggctacacctcctgatgccaagccatccggaattgcattcctgcaaaaaaaaaaaagccctgataaatcTTAAAGAAAGACAACCGTTGCATCTCATACAATATGGTAATTGTAGCATCTCATACAACATGGCATCTTCCCCAAGGACATAAACAGACAGTTTATATGTATACAGGAATGGCTAGACTGGGCTTTCTTTCTGGCAGCTCTATCATCATCCAGAGCAGCCTACTAGAGTGGGAACAGAGAGAGCCTTCACTGGCTACATTTAAGAAGGCACAAAAGACAGTTCTGTCTCAGAGAGTGTTTGGAGAACAGTGGTGTGTCTTTAAGTCAATGTGTGTTTCTAAATCTCTGTTGTTTTTCTCCGGTAATGCACTCTTTTGAGAGGGAGgttgcatttttgtgtgtgtgtgtgtgcatgcatgcctggaaatcatggcaacttctggggaCTCCAGCTgggacatggaggatattcagaaagatgGCTCTATTGCTACCTCTGCctccagtcctggtattccaaggaggtcttccagcCATGTACTTGCTGGAgtgggccctgcttagcttctgagatttaatGAGATGGGGTttggctgggctatccaggcctgGGCATCTGTTAATGCACTATTGAAGGGGGAAGAGTTGTCCTTGCATGTTGTGGTTGCACTGTTAGCCAGCTTGAGTCCAAGGAAATCTGGTGGGATTTAAAAATTCTAAATAAGAAAAATAATCTGAGCAAAGCTTCCAGAATTGAATTTAAAAAGGAACTTTTAAAATTTATGTTATTTACAGTCTACCTTTGTCAAAGATTCCACATTGTGAGCCAATACAATTGACAAAATTGGGCATTCAGTAACCAACGAGTCAGGATTTTATTAGTCTGGATGGAACCCCCAGAAAGAACTGCAGCATAGCAGAAGTAgtcacatgacacattaagtggtACAGAAATTGCATAATAAGATCCTACTTAAAATAAGCTGTGTGCAGTAGCATAGCCCACAGTacctaatcatttatccaagcgagttcataaaaccatttttgtgcagtgcaatcctattagCTGTGCAGAAAAGGTCTCATGAAAACAAAAACTTAAAAAGCCTTTCCCCACTTCTGCCCTTAAATCATACTTCAGGACCACCAGAAATAACAGGGGGGAACAGGGGCTATAGTGGGAGAGGTGAATTGGCAAAAACATgccccattttctcctggtggaaACAATGTCTATTATCAGAAAACCATCAGCTGCACTTTTGCTCCACCACTGAAACCTACAATTGCCCTAAAATGCTGCTCCCCTGTGGTCAGGGAAAATCACCTGGACATGCGGAAGTTTTCCACCCACTGCTCAGTCCCCCATACATGAGTCGCGAACACCCTCCACCACTCGGTTGAACGTGGGTATGCCCACCATCTACGGTGAACTGTCATCTCCGCTAGGCGTCCTACAGACATATTGTTAACACAGCGTTGGAGAGCACGCTGATGTAGACGTCTCCTACGACGTCGATTATTTATTGCGAGAGTGGCTGACCTCCTCCGTCTAGCATTTCTCGATCCAGAGGGGTACAGAGAAATAAACGAAATGCAGGTGGAGAGAACAACCGCGGCGCTCGCCAGCATGCTGATCACCGCGGACAATGTCTCCATATCTGCATCCATTGTAACGTGTTGAAAAAAATTGGCGGGAATTATTTGAGAGTATCTAGAAGGAGCAATGACAGCAGAGACTGCGGCGCATAGATCCAAAGGAAACGGGAAAAGGGCTCTCGACACTCCGTGGACAAAGTATGAGGGACCTGATGAGAAAGCGGGATCCATCCGCCAAAGTTCTCCTGGGCTATGTCTCCGCGCTTGCGCAAAATAGGAAACCCGGGATACATTCGAGCGTCTGATCACTCACGCACAGAAAACGGAATCAAATCTCAGCTCATGCGCATGCGCTGCAAGCGAGTGGGGTAAGGGAAGCGTGTAATTCTTGAGGTCTGGACAGCTAACTCGAAATGATCGCGGGGCTAACCCGCTTCCATGATCAGTCCATCGCCAGTAGTCTGGACGGTCCTGACGCTTTAGATAAATCAGTTTCGCGTTTCCGTGGAGTTCAAACCGCTTTAGCGGTCCTGTTTGAACGAGCCAACattcgaatcaatattcagcgttTCAATTTGGAGTGACACAAAACCGCTTTTAATGGTCCGTGTGAACGCACCCAATATAACACAAGAGCACTTAATTGTTTACATAGCTTAGTTTCCTTATTAACCATTCTTCAAACACTGTAGATGGAATTTCAACAGTCACCAACAGATTTTTATACTTCAACAATACATAAATGTATCAGTTTTTAACCATCAAAACCGACCTTATTACCAACAGTATTCAAATCATTAATTTTCTAATCATTAAACCAATAAATTAATTTTACCTCATACTATTTACATAAGTTTCCTTTGAGCTGTAGTCACCTTTTGAGTTAttatttcaaaattgtaaatgagTTTTCATTAACCTATACAGTCTACCTGTATAGTATCGTTTTTCAAATTCATTAATTTTGTAACCATTAAATATTAAATTAATTTTACCCCTCATATCAATCAAGACTTCTTTTAAGATTATAAAAAACAGGAAACAAATATTCATTAGCTATAGTTCTTAATTACAAGATATACCCAACTCTATTTCAAGGTGTCAATAGTAATCAATTTGAAAAAACTCACtctaaaaaaactttaaaaacttaTAATACATTAAAGCATATAAGGGCTTCAGTACTTCTATCTATTTTAAACTCATTCAAACCAGTCAGGATGCTGTTGCCCTCTTGTGGTCTCGTATGTCATTACAGTAATTCAAATTGCAGCCTGGGTTTGCTGGTCTTCCAACGCCGGCAAAAAAAGGGCGCATAAATCTTCTTCCTCCGTTTTGACCAATCAAAATCTCCTTTAAAATTATAAGGTTACAGGGAACAAAAATTTGTTAGctataattttaaaatacaagGTATACCCAGCTCTAATTCAAGGTACTAATAGTAATCAGTTTAGAAACATCCTCTAAAAATTTTTTAAACAACTTATGGTACATTAAGGCATATAAGGGTTTCAGTAATTCTATCTGTATTAAACCAGGCAGAAGGTCGTTACTATAATCTTGCTTTTTAGTACGTCAGTGGTTCAAGGCGTGGCAGGGGTTTGTTGTTCCTCCAACACAGGGAGGAAGGCGcgcaaatcttcttcttctcttttggaCAGCTTGATGTTCAGGTTGTCTAATAGCAGTTGTCCTGTTTCTATGTCCGATGCCTTAAAAAGTGCACCTCCCTTGTAGACTAGAATGTCAGAAATAGGGCTTCACCGGAATCGGATGTTCTCGTTATACAGCTTGGTGGCGAAGAATTTtagctttttccttttttctaaAGCCTCAGCCGGCAGATCCAACAGTACCAGCACCTTTTGTCCATCGTAATTTAAAGCACCTTTTTTCCTGGCTTCCTGCAGTATCTTAGCTCTGGTTGTAGGgtacacaaactgaaccagtatATCTCTTGGCTTTCCACTTGGCGTCGACGCTAACGGTCCCAGACGCATGGTTTTTATAATAGCAGGGGCCGCGCCATTTTCTTGAGGTAATGCTCTAGCCAGCCATTTGGCAATGAAAGTTGCAATGCCCATATTTTCTTCCGCCCCTCCCTTAATCCCTCTAAATTTCAGGTTGAGGGCCCTCCAACGATTTTCCAATGTTATAACTCTCGTATTAAGAAGAGACTCTCTAACTTTCAtctggactcaactgtgtgactgaacaacacaaCTCCCTAATCTTAGACAAACCTTCTTAACAACCAATGCTTCCTCTCAGATCAATTAGTGTGATCTAGTTCtaagttttttagtctctggctcacacagttttgtcttagttcaggaaaaatggccccagagcaaactaatctatgcagtaccTTACAATTTAATGCCATTagcgcacaaagtagaatttttgcacacaagacttcacggcttagagggagtattgttaaTTACACCACTTACATACTGGATACACACTAGGAAATCGTCAAATGCCTCTCAGAATCCACAGTACACTCCAGCATCTCACATACCCTGACCTGAAATTGTGGGATCCTTTGTTTGATTGAAGTACAGTCCAGGAGAGCGGAATCGCCTCTCTTGCCATATTTCATGAACCAGCTTTATCTACCTCTCCCCAATCATACATCCACACAGAAACAATAGGTGAAAAGGCTATTCCCAGATATTCTTCTTTTCTAAAGCTGCCCGGTGGTGCAGAATGGtcagctgcggtactgcagtccaagctctgctcacgacccgagttcaatcccagcggaagtgcGTTCAGGGAAACgactcaagccttccatccttctgaggtgagtaaaatgagtacccagcttgctggggataaagcgtagatgactggggaaggcaatagcaaaccatcctgtaaaaagtctgccaggaaaacatcatgctgtgacatcaccccaggggttggtaacaacttgatGCTTGCACTTTTACTTTTAAAGCTGCAAGTCTCAAGACACCAAAATCACCTTAACTTTCAGCACTGGAGACACAGGCCTCTCTAACCCCATATCCTGACACACACAGCTCAAGACAGCAATCTTCCTCCCCTCTACATTGCTTGTTCTCTAAAGCTGCAACTCCCAGGGCACAAAAACAACTTCCAGTGTATTGTCTCTTCTGATGATCCACAATTTTTAAAGCAGGGTCTGTAGGCAGAACTTCTACAAATCCCAACATGCTTTTGCGAAAAAATAGGGTCGGATCATCTCTGCTAAGCCCCATTGATGTGATTTTCTCTTCAGTGTAGGTCTGGGACTACTCAGTTTAGAAAACAGACAATTAAGGGCGGGCCTGATggcggtttataaaattatgcagggggtgaagagagttgacagaaagacattcccccccccccccaaaaaaaaccccaaacctatTAGACCTTCTGGGAATCCAATGAACCTGACGGGTAGTAGACTGAGgctgggcaaaaggaaatactcctttaaacagcaagtgattaaaatgtggaatctgctgccagaggatgtagtgagggcCGCAGGCAGACACAGCTTTTAAAGAGGATTATGCTTCTCTCGTGCgtgagttctctgatgatactgaagatggccttttgtagtgaatctctttccacactcagaacattcaaaaagtttctctcctgtgtgggttctctggtgctttTGAAGATGATCACTcgtaatgaatctctttccacactctgaacattcaaaaggcttctcccctgtgtgcgttctctgatgcctttgaagactgctactctgaatgaatctctttccacactctgagcattgaaaaggtttctcccctgtgtgggttctctgatgcgtttgaagatggctactgtgagtgaatctctttccacacactgaacatccaaaatatttctcctttatgtgggttctctgatgcatttgaagactgccactcgaactaaatctctttccacactctgagcattcaaaaggcttctcccctgtgtgggttctctgatgctcttgaagattgcAACTCCAACTGAATGTCttaccacactctgagcattcaaaagacttttcccctgtgtgggttctctgatgtgttTGAAGATGATAACTcgtaatgaatctctttccacacactgagcattcaaaaggcttctcccctgtgtgggttctctgatgcgtttgaagagTGTCATTCTgacaatctctttccacactctgaacattcaaaaggcttctctcctgtgtgggttctctgatgcttttgaagactgcgaCTCGAActaaatctccttccacactctgagcattcaaaaggcttctctcctgtgtgggttctctgatgcgtttgaagatgtccactcatactgaatctctttccacacactgagcattcaaaaggcttctctcctgtgt includes these proteins:
- the LOC132571642 gene encoding uncharacterized protein LOC132571642 is translated as MDADMETLSAVISMLASAAVVLSTCISFISLYPSGSRNARRRRDTFNWLVEQLRPTLERQSTEMREPVPVDERVAIAVWWLANTTSYRLVANQFGIARSTVAGIVVEVTLATEQELLTRAVYLGPYQRVEQIRRGFSRLGFPWCIAALDGCHVAIRAPAGQADEYINRKHFFSIILQATVDHTGRFTDVVIGYSGKCHDAYVLRSSNLIDLMDAGEWVPGNPTLTIEGLQVPPLILGDAAYPIRHWLMTPYTGHLSPEQARYNIAHSRSRCVVERAFGRLKARWRCLLSELPVELRNVNAIVASCVILHNLCDARGYEAPILPLNDPPVVVPDEEEEDDDNVDERQRDEGREVRSALTRHLQRVGRVA